In Nonomuraea sp. NBC_00507, the following are encoded in one genomic region:
- a CDS encoding response regulator: protein MNRQVKILLVDDNEESLVALEAILRPLQQRLFKARSGQEAMKLMLRHDFAVVLLDVLMPGMDGFETATHIKRLDQTRDVPIIFLTGTEPSSGSAFRGYAVGAVDYLTKPFDPWVLRSKVAVFIELFRKTAVLVEQTTLLTQLVDDHEALSDFAKRLGAVESRLTSVAEAASGDDGLRDTVKELADRVAAMQAAFDVISSVEGRVRE from the coding sequence ATGAACCGCCAGGTCAAGATCCTGCTGGTCGACGACAACGAGGAGAGCCTGGTCGCGCTGGAGGCCATCCTGCGGCCACTCCAGCAACGGCTGTTCAAGGCCCGGTCGGGGCAGGAGGCCATGAAGCTCATGTTGCGCCACGACTTCGCGGTCGTGCTGCTCGATGTGCTCATGCCCGGCATGGACGGGTTCGAGACCGCCACCCACATCAAGCGGCTCGACCAGACCAGGGACGTGCCGATCATCTTCCTGACCGGCACCGAGCCCAGCTCGGGCTCGGCCTTCCGCGGCTACGCGGTCGGCGCGGTGGACTACCTCACCAAGCCCTTCGACCCGTGGGTGCTCAGGAGCAAGGTCGCGGTCTTCATCGAGTTGTTCCGCAAGACCGCGGTGCTGGTCGAGCAGACCACCCTGCTCACCCAGCTCGTCGACGACCACGAGGCGCTGTCGGACTTCGCGAAGCGGCTCGGCGCGGTCGAGTCCCGGCTGACGAGCGTGGCCGAGGCCGCCTCCGGCGACGACGGGCTTCGGGACACGGTCAAGGAGCTGGCCGACCGGGTGGCGGCCATGCAGGCCGCTTTCGATGTGATCTCCTCCGTGGAGGGCCGGGTCAGGGAATGA